Proteins from a single region of Sylvia atricapilla isolate bSylAtr1 chromosome 9, bSylAtr1.pri, whole genome shotgun sequence:
- the ELOVL1 gene encoding very long chain fatty acid elongase 1, which translates to MEGIVTMYQDFMKKADPRIADYPLMQSPFLVMGILLGYVYFVLSLGPRLMANRKPLNLKKFMVLYNFFLVGLSLYIVYEFLMAGWLTGYTWRCDPVDFSQDPKALRMVSVAWLFVFSKFIELTDTVIFVLRKKNEQVTFLHLFHHSVLPWSWWWGAKFGPGGMGSFHAMINSMVHVVMYFYYGLSAAGPAFQKYLWWKKHITAIQLAQFVIVSVHISQYYFMPNCQYQFPIFIHLIWIYGTIFFILFSNFWYQSYTKGKRLPRVAQQAAQHNGSSIHENGTVTNGKVKAN; encoded by the exons ATGGAGGGGATTGTGACCATGTATCAGGACTTCATGAAGAAAGCAG ACCCCCGCATCGCTGATTATCCACTGATGCAGTCCCCATTCCTTGTGATGGGCATCCTTCTGGGATATGTCTACTTTGTCCTATCCTTGGGTCCCCGACTAATGGCCAACAGGAAGCCTTTAAACCTGAAGAAGTTCATGGTGCTATACAACTTTTTTCTGGTGGGACTCTCCCTTTACATAGTCTATGAG TTCCTGATGGCAGGGTGGCTTACTGGGTACACCTGGCGATGTGACCCTGTGGACTTCTCACAAGACCCCAAGGCCCTCAGG ATGGTCAGTGTTGCTTGgctctttgttttctccaaGTTCATTGAACTGACAGACACG GTGATCTTTGTCCTGCGGAAGAAGAATGAACAGGTCACATTCCTGCACCTTTTCCACCACTCTGTCCTGCCATGGAGCTGGTGGTGGGGAGCGAAGTTTGGTCCAG GGGGAATGGGCTCATTCCATGCCATGATCAATTCCATGGTGCATGTTGTCATGTATTTCTACTAtgggctctcagcagcaggGCCTGCCTTTCAGAAGTACCTGTGGTGGAAGAAGCACATCACAGCCATCCAGCTG GCACAGTTTGTGATTGTCTCCGTCCACATCTCCCAGTATTACTTCATGCCCAACTGCCAATACCAGTTCCCCATCTTCATTCACCTTATCTGGATATATGGGACCatcttcttcatcctcttctCCAACTTTTGGTACCAGTCCTACACCAAGGGCAAACGGTTGCCCAGGGTGGCTCAACAAGCAGCCCAGCACAATGGTAGCAGCATCCATGAAAATGGCACTGTCACCAATGGCAAGGTCAAAGCCAACTAG